Proteins found in one Streptomyces pactum genomic segment:
- a CDS encoding glycosyltransferase family 2 protein, whose amino-acid sequence MDTSPAHGPDLMTGSAHVPDLGIVVITRDRRASLLRTLERLTGLPERPPVVVVDNASRDGTAEAVRARYPRVRVLRPGRNLAAAGRTYGAAALRTPYIAFSDDDSWWEPGALGRAVRILRAHPRVGLLAASLLVGAEERPDPLNALLGTSPLGREPDLPGRSVLGFLACASVVRRDAYLQAGGFHPLLGVGGEESLLAIDLAAHGWGVVHCPEVVAHHDPHTGPRPGREARMLRNALLTTWLRRPAGTALAATVRLAADGRRDPAARKALSEAVRLLPAALSRRRPAPARLERRLRLLESAP is encoded by the coding sequence ATGGACACGTCCCCGGCGCACGGCCCCGACCTGATGACCGGGTCGGCGCACGTCCCCGACCTGGGCATCGTGGTGATCACCCGTGACCGGCGCGCCAGCCTGCTGCGTACGCTGGAGCGCCTGACCGGGCTCCCGGAGCGGCCGCCGGTGGTCGTCGTGGACAACGCCTCCCGGGACGGAACGGCGGAGGCGGTGCGGGCCCGGTACCCGCGGGTCCGTGTCCTGCGGCCGGGGCGGAACCTGGCCGCGGCCGGGCGCACCTACGGCGCCGCCGCGCTGCGCACCCCGTACATCGCCTTCAGCGACGACGACTCCTGGTGGGAGCCGGGGGCGCTGGGGCGGGCGGTGCGGATCCTCCGGGCCCATCCGCGCGTGGGGCTGCTGGCGGCGAGCCTGCTGGTGGGCGCCGAGGAGCGGCCGGACCCACTGAACGCGCTGCTGGGCACGTCACCGCTGGGCCGGGAGCCGGACCTGCCCGGGCGGTCCGTGCTCGGTTTCCTGGCCTGCGCCTCGGTGGTGCGCCGGGACGCGTACCTCCAGGCCGGCGGCTTCCACCCGCTGCTCGGGGTGGGCGGTGAGGAGTCGCTGCTGGCGATCGACCTGGCCGCCCACGGCTGGGGCGTGGTGCACTGCCCCGAGGTGGTGGCCCACCACGATCCGCACACCGGCCCGCGCCCCGGGCGGGAGGCCCGGATGCTGCGGAACGCCCTGCTCACCACCTGGCTGCGGCGGCCGGCGGGCACCGCGCTGGCGGCCACCGTGCGGCTGGCGGCCGACGGACGGCGCGACCCGGCGGCCCGGAAGGCGCTGTCCGAGGCGGTGCGGCTGCTGCCCGCGGCACTCAGCCGGCGCCGCCCCGCCCCGGCCCGGCTGGAACGCCGCCTGCGGCTGCTGGAGTCGGCGCCGTGA
- a CDS encoding YihY/virulence factor BrkB family protein codes for MSGVYRPQGDDRPDDDRPDRGGTAGPGPREDDGRSRATEPGRDGVTGPGGRGTEEPGRHETADDRDGAPEGPTDLPRRSWKDAAKRTVKEFKADNLTDWAAALTYYGVLSVVPAMLALVSILGLLGKSSVQSLLDNLKGLAPGAVRDTLSTMLEQLEKNQGKAGIALAISLLVALWSASGYIAAFMRASNAVYDIGEGRPVWKTLPTRLGVTVVVLVLLALIAVGVVFTGTLARRTGEVLGLGDTAITVWNIAKWPVMLLLFSLVIALLYWACPNVRRGFTWVTPGSLFAVVIWVIASAGFALYVATFGSYDKTYGSLAGIVVFLVWLWISNIAILFGLEFDAELERARAIEAGHPADEEPYVEPRDDRKL; via the coding sequence ATGAGCGGTGTGTACCGCCCCCAGGGCGATGACCGACCGGATGACGACCGACCGGACCGCGGCGGGACGGCCGGGCCCGGGCCGCGCGAGGACGACGGGCGCTCCCGGGCGACGGAGCCGGGCCGCGACGGCGTGACCGGCCCCGGCGGCCGGGGCACGGAGGAGCCCGGTCGCCACGAGACGGCCGATGACCGGGACGGCGCACCGGAGGGGCCCACGGACCTGCCCCGGCGGTCCTGGAAGGACGCCGCCAAGCGCACAGTGAAGGAGTTCAAGGCCGACAACCTCACCGACTGGGCCGCGGCGCTCACCTACTACGGGGTGCTGTCGGTCGTCCCGGCGATGCTGGCGCTGGTCTCCATCCTCGGCCTGCTGGGCAAGTCCAGCGTCCAGTCGCTGCTGGACAACCTGAAGGGCCTGGCGCCCGGGGCGGTCCGGGACACCTTGAGCACCATGCTGGAGCAACTGGAGAAGAACCAGGGCAAGGCGGGCATCGCGCTGGCCATCAGCCTCCTGGTCGCCCTCTGGTCCGCGTCCGGCTACATCGCCGCCTTCATGCGGGCCTCCAACGCCGTCTACGACATCGGCGAGGGCAGGCCGGTGTGGAAGACGCTGCCCACCCGGCTCGGCGTCACCGTGGTGGTCCTGGTCCTGCTGGCGCTCATCGCGGTCGGCGTGGTGTTCACCGGCACCCTGGCCCGCCGCACCGGTGAGGTGCTGGGGCTGGGCGACACCGCCATCACGGTGTGGAACATCGCCAAGTGGCCGGTGATGCTGCTGCTGTTCTCCCTGGTCATCGCCCTGCTCTACTGGGCGTGCCCGAACGTGCGGCGCGGCTTCACCTGGGTCACCCCCGGCAGCCTCTTCGCCGTCGTCATCTGGGTCATCGCCTCCGCGGGGTTCGCGCTGTACGTGGCGACCTTCGGCAGCTACGACAAGACCTACGGCAGTCTCGCCGGTATCGTCGTCTTCCTGGTCTGGCTGTGGATCTCCAACATCGCCATCCTGTTCGGGCTGGAGTTCGACGCGGAGCTGGAGCGCGCGCGGGCCATCGAGGCCGGGCACCCGGCCGACGAGGAGCCCTACGTCGAGCCGCGCGACGACCGCAAGCTCTGA
- a CDS encoding threonine aldolase family protein: MESTQDKARRLAAVNACDRVLSTGKRPTMRERLASLARHEGLDAQPDLYGDGVVAELERRVADLLAAEDAAFFPTGTMAQQVALRCWAGRTGSDTVALHPLAHPEVHERDALSVLTGLRTVHPTTEPRLPNAAEVRDLDEPFGTLMLELPLRDAGFVLPTWDELCDTVEAARERDAVVHFDGARLWECAPHFGRPLPEVAELADSCYVSFYKSLGGISGAALAASADLVAEAKAWRHRYGGLLHQQWPAVVAALDGLNRELPRLPEYVAHAATVAAALGEALEGAGGFFRIHPDPPHTHQFRLWLPYPARVLNAAGLAQAEETRTSVFGTWSGSGLPGVAVTEVTVAASALEWSAQDVAEATGTFLEYVRRAAAPAG, encoded by the coding sequence ATGGAATCGACGCAGGACAAGGCGCGGCGGCTGGCCGCGGTCAACGCGTGCGACCGGGTGCTCTCCACCGGCAAACGCCCCACGATGCGGGAACGGCTGGCCTCGCTCGCCCGCCACGAGGGCCTGGACGCGCAGCCCGACCTCTACGGGGACGGGGTGGTGGCCGAACTGGAGCGGCGGGTGGCGGACCTGCTGGCCGCGGAGGACGCGGCGTTCTTCCCCACCGGCACGATGGCCCAGCAGGTGGCGCTGCGTTGCTGGGCGGGGCGGACCGGCAGCGACACCGTGGCGCTCCACCCGCTGGCCCACCCGGAGGTGCACGAACGGGACGCGCTGTCGGTCCTCACCGGGCTGCGCACCGTCCACCCCACCACCGAACCGCGGCTGCCGAACGCGGCGGAGGTCCGCGACCTCGACGAGCCGTTCGGCACCCTGATGCTGGAACTGCCGCTGCGCGACGCCGGCTTCGTGCTGCCCACCTGGGACGAGCTGTGCGACACCGTCGAGGCGGCGCGGGAGCGGGACGCGGTGGTCCACTTCGACGGCGCCCGCCTGTGGGAGTGCGCGCCGCACTTCGGGCGCCCGCTGCCGGAGGTGGCCGAGCTGGCGGACAGCTGCTACGTGTCGTTCTACAAGTCGCTCGGAGGAATCTCCGGCGCCGCCCTCGCCGCGTCCGCGGACCTGGTGGCCGAGGCCAAGGCGTGGCGGCACCGGTACGGCGGGCTGCTCCACCAGCAGTGGCCGGCGGTCGTGGCGGCGCTCGACGGCCTGAACCGGGAACTGCCCCGGCTCCCGGAGTACGTGGCGCACGCCGCGACGGTCGCCGCCGCACTCGGCGAGGCGCTGGAGGGAGCGGGGGGCTTCTTCCGCATCCACCCGGACCCGCCGCACACCCACCAGTTCCGGCTCTGGCTGCCGTACCCGGCCCGGGTGCTGAACGCGGCCGGCCTCGCACAGGCCGAGGAGACCCGGACCAGCGTCTTCGGTACCTGGTCCGGCTCCGGGCTGCCGGGGGTGGCGGTCACCGAGGTGACGGTCGCCGCCTCGGCGCTGGAGTGGAGTGCCCAGGACGTCGCCGAGGCGACCGGGACGTTCCTGGAGTACGTCCGCCGCGCCGCCGCGCCGGCCGGCTGA
- a CDS encoding DUF6624 domain-containing protein — protein sequence MTHDVAALRAELTEMAAADHRSAVRANSDDPAEQLAWRRLTARHGDRLREIMDEYGWPTAELVGEDAARAAWLIAQHADRQLDVQRRALQLMQQAVSEGKAAPRELAFLRDRTLVNEGRKQIYGTQIAGVKDGAPVPWPCEEPDRMDELRAEVGIEPFDAYVARFSIT from the coding sequence GTGACGCACGACGTTGCCGCACTGAGGGCGGAACTCACGGAGATGGCTGCGGCCGATCACCGGTCGGCGGTCCGCGCCAACAGCGACGACCCTGCCGAGCAGTTGGCCTGGCGGCGACTGACCGCCCGGCACGGTGACCGCCTGCGCGAGATCATGGACGAGTACGGCTGGCCGACGGCTGAACTGGTCGGCGAGGACGCCGCACGCGCGGCATGGCTCATCGCTCAGCACGCCGACCGGCAGCTCGACGTCCAGCGCCGCGCCCTCCAGCTGATGCAGCAGGCGGTGTCGGAAGGCAAGGCCGCCCCGCGCGAGCTGGCCTTCCTGCGCGACCGCACGTTGGTCAACGAGGGCCGCAAGCAGATCTACGGCACGCAGATCGCCGGCGTGAAGGACGGTGCGCCGGTTCCGTGGCCCTGTGAGGAGCCCGATCGCATGGACGAACTCCGTGCGGAGGTCGGCATCGAGCCCTTCGACGCGTACGTCGCCAGGTTCTCCATCACCTGA
- a CDS encoding metallophosphoesterase family protein, which yields MRLLLMSDTHVPVRARALPAGLLDEVPRADVVIHAGDWVDTATVELLRSRARRLIGVHGNNDGPELRAMLPEVAFAELGGLRFGVVHETGPARGRESRCAHRFPDLDVLVFGHSHIPWDTTAGSGLRLLNPGSPTDRRRQPYRTYMTARVSEGRLTEVELHRLPHPG from the coding sequence GTGCGCCTGCTGCTGATGTCCGACACCCACGTACCGGTCCGCGCCCGGGCCCTCCCGGCCGGGCTCCTCGACGAGGTGCCCCGCGCCGATGTGGTGATCCACGCCGGCGACTGGGTCGACACCGCCACCGTGGAGCTGCTGCGGTCCCGCGCGCGGCGGCTGATCGGGGTCCACGGCAACAACGACGGTCCCGAACTGCGGGCCATGCTGCCGGAGGTGGCCTTCGCCGAGCTGGGCGGGCTGCGGTTCGGCGTGGTCCACGAGACCGGCCCGGCCCGGGGCCGGGAGAGCCGCTGCGCCCACCGGTTCCCGGACCTGGACGTCCTGGTGTTCGGCCACAGCCACATCCCGTGGGACACCACCGCCGGGAGCGGGCTGCGACTGCTCAACCCCGGCTCCCCGACGGACCGCAGGCGCCAGCCGTACCGCACCTACATGACGGCGCGGGTGTCGGAGGGGCGGCTCACCGAGGTGGAGCTGCACCGGCTGCCGCACCCCGGCTGA
- a CDS encoding S8 family peptidase, with protein sequence MTSRSSRMRRVVVPVGMAMATALAFLPATASATSADRGTAADTTAAPAAAGEKLSYVVNVKKGKGHLAPVKKAIVRAGGTIVMAYDQIGVIVVHATDPGFAAKIRDVKHVDSAGATRTAPIAAQGATGAGAAAQPLTAEQAAAAAAQAEAGQDPMEPLQWDLPAIKADKAHQKSLGSRDVTVAVIDTGVDDTHPDLAPNFDRAASVDCVGGKPNTADGAWRPYATGGSSHGTHVAGTIAAAKNGTGVTGVAPGVKVAGIKVSTQNDGMFYTEAVVCGFVWAAEHGADITNNSYYVDPWMFNCTTDPDQKALVEAVSRATRYAERKGAVNVAAAGNSAFDLAADTILDKSSPNDTVPGPREIDPSVCLDLPRQVDGVLTVSSTGAKGLKSSFSNYGLGVIDIAAPGGDATRFQKPDAPAVDGRILSTVPGGGYGYAAGTSMASPHVAGVAALIKSTHPNASPQQVKRLLLGQADPMACPTSYDLDGDGKTDAVCQADADGTNFYGAGMADALDAVEK encoded by the coding sequence ATGACCTCGCGCTCTTCGCGCATGCGCCGCGTCGTCGTTCCCGTCGGCATGGCCATGGCCACCGCGCTGGCCTTCCTTCCCGCCACGGCCTCGGCGACCTCCGCGGACCGGGGCACGGCCGCGGACACCACCGCCGCGCCGGCGGCCGCCGGGGAGAAGCTGAGCTACGTGGTCAACGTCAAGAAGGGCAAGGGGCACCTCGCCCCGGTCAAGAAGGCGATCGTCCGGGCCGGCGGCACCATCGTGATGGCCTACGACCAGATCGGCGTCATCGTCGTCCACGCGACCGACCCCGGCTTCGCCGCGAAGATACGCGACGTCAAGCACGTGGACTCCGCGGGGGCCACCCGCACCGCCCCGATCGCCGCGCAGGGCGCCACCGGCGCCGGCGCCGCCGCCCAGCCGCTCACCGCCGAGCAGGCCGCGGCCGCCGCCGCGCAGGCGGAGGCCGGCCAGGACCCGATGGAGCCGCTCCAGTGGGACCTGCCCGCCATCAAGGCGGACAAGGCGCACCAGAAGAGCCTGGGCAGCCGGGACGTCACCGTCGCCGTCATCGACACCGGCGTGGACGACACCCACCCGGACCTCGCCCCCAACTTCGACCGGGCCGCGTCGGTGGACTGCGTCGGCGGCAAGCCGAACACCGCGGACGGCGCCTGGCGCCCGTACGCCACCGGCGGCAGCTCGCACGGCACCCACGTCGCGGGCACCATCGCCGCGGCGAAGAACGGCACCGGCGTCACCGGCGTCGCGCCCGGCGTCAAGGTCGCCGGCATCAAGGTCTCCACCCAGAACGACGGCATGTTCTACACCGAGGCGGTGGTCTGCGGCTTCGTGTGGGCGGCCGAGCACGGCGCGGACATCACCAACAACAGCTACTACGTCGACCCGTGGATGTTCAACTGCACCACCGACCCCGACCAGAAGGCCCTGGTCGAGGCGGTCTCCCGGGCGACCCGGTACGCCGAGCGCAAGGGCGCGGTGAACGTGGCCGCGGCCGGCAACTCCGCCTTCGACCTGGCCGCCGACACCATCCTCGACAAGTCCAGCCCCAACGACACCGTCCCCGGCCCCCGGGAGATCGACCCGTCGGTCTGCCTCGACCTCCCGCGCCAGGTGGACGGCGTGCTCACCGTCTCCTCGACCGGCGCCAAGGGCCTGAAGTCCTCCTTCTCCAACTACGGGCTCGGCGTCATCGACATCGCGGCGCCCGGCGGCGACGCCACCCGTTTCCAGAAGCCGGATGCCCCGGCCGTGGACGGGCGCATCCTGAGCACGGTGCCCGGCGGCGGCTACGGCTACGCGGCCGGCACCTCCATGGCCTCCCCGCACGTGGCCGGTGTCGCGGCGCTCATCAAGAGCACCCACCCCAACGCCTCGCCGCAGCAGGTCAAGCGGCTGCTCCTGGGCCAGGCGGACCCCATGGCGTGCCCGACCTCGTACGACCTGGACGGCGACGGCAAGACCGACGCGGTGTGCCAGGCGGACGCCGACGGCACCAACTTCTACGGTGCCGGCATGGCCGACGCCCTGGACGCGGTCGAGAAGTGA
- a CDS encoding META domain-containing protein: protein MKRHTKATYTAAAVVCGAVLAACGSGSDDTETVGSDVQVTGVRWVPRSVTVDGATHRRPSDAEAHITFDLTEKKGPGGGSGGSPGCNHLGADVDVDGDTVNIRDTALTAMACTGERQRFEDRFMKVFTGKLTAKVSGGGERLTLSKDNGDRIEFDAREEKPAEPLKGTRWTVTGFSEGQTTRSLPAGTAGRAHFTLDRDGQVTGSLGCNTFSADAVVEGGRIEFGPLASTRKACPGPATEVENRVREVLTDGPVRYRQDDGGLLLTAASGKGVTATAK from the coding sequence GTGAAGCGACACACCAAGGCGACATACACCGCCGCGGCCGTGGTCTGCGGGGCAGTCCTGGCCGCCTGCGGCAGCGGGTCCGACGACACCGAGACGGTGGGGAGCGACGTCCAGGTGACGGGCGTGCGCTGGGTCCCCCGGAGCGTCACCGTGGACGGCGCGACCCACCGGCGGCCGTCCGACGCCGAGGCCCACATCACCTTCGACCTCACCGAGAAGAAGGGGCCGGGCGGCGGTTCCGGCGGCAGTCCGGGCTGCAACCACCTGGGCGCCGACGTGGACGTCGACGGCGACACCGTGAACATCCGCGACACCGCCCTGACCGCCATGGCCTGTACGGGTGAGCGCCAGCGGTTCGAGGACAGGTTCATGAAGGTGTTCACCGGCAAGCTCACGGCGAAGGTCTCCGGCGGCGGCGAGCGGCTCACCCTGTCCAAGGACAACGGTGACCGGATCGAGTTCGACGCCCGGGAGGAGAAGCCGGCCGAGCCCCTGAAGGGCACCCGGTGGACGGTGACCGGCTTCTCGGAAGGGCAGACCACCCGGTCGCTGCCGGCCGGCACCGCGGGCCGGGCGCACTTCACGCTGGACCGGGACGGGCAGGTCACCGGCAGTCTGGGCTGCAACACCTTCAGCGCCGACGCGGTGGTCGAGGGCGGCCGGATCGAGTTCGGTCCGCTCGCCAGCACCCGCAAGGCGTGCCCCGGGCCGGCGACGGAGGTCGAGAACCGGGTCCGCGAGGTGCTCACCGACGGGCCGGTCCGCTACCGGCAGGACGACGGCGGCCTCTTGCTGACCGCCGCCTCCGGCAAGGGGGTCACGGCGACCGCGAAGTGA
- a CDS encoding transketolase-like TK C-terminal-containing protein, translating to MTSATPLSQQPGTDLAGSGSDDVLRDVEQRVLWLSSAIVHHANRVRPNPSGLKVGGHQASSASMVSIMSTLWFRHLRAEDRVSVKPHASPVLHAVNYLLGELDESYLTTLRAFGGLQSYPSRSKDPDPVDYSTGSVGIGATATIWGALARRYVENTTGRGGRGRQYALVGDAELDEGAVWEAVLDPAVAELGELVWVVDLNRQSLDRVVPVLAADRLQGMFAAAGWQVLNVKYGRLLEELFGRPGGAELRRRIDAMPNAEFQRLLRCAAGELRRRLPGDGPGAGAIAGLLAELDDATLVRALRNLGGHDLAALDAAFAAIDDDRPTVIFAYTVKGHGLPTEGHPQNHSSLLTTEQMTELAARVGADPDRPWARFPAGSAAAELCARTAARLSRRQPAAAPVPELPVDLGRTPSGVATTQAALGRALLDLTRQAPEAARRVVTVSPDVSSSTNLGGWVNKVGVWSSTERVDWFADDAETILHWREKPTGQHIELGIAETNLVGLLGELGATWSRWGEPLLPIGVMYDPFVTRALEPWSFGIYAGGQSILVGTPSGVTLAPEGGAHQSITTPSIGIEQPGCVTYEPAFAVDAEWTLLASLARLGRPDGCSAYLRLSTRPVDQTLAAVPADPAARERRRRQVVAGGYALRRRADATVTIAAMGAMMTEALAAADRLEQAGTVADVVCVTSPGLLHQALQARHGQGAGDTWILDQLFPAARPTPLVTVVDGHPHTLAFLATVRQVPHRALGVTRFGQSGSLEEVYRYHGIDADSIVRAALDLTE from the coding sequence ATGACCAGCGCAACCCCCCTCAGTCAGCAGCCCGGCACCGACCTGGCCGGTTCCGGGTCCGACGACGTCCTGCGCGACGTCGAACAGCGGGTGCTGTGGCTGTCCAGCGCGATCGTGCACCACGCCAACCGGGTGCGCCCCAACCCCTCGGGGCTGAAGGTGGGCGGCCACCAGGCGTCGTCCGCGTCCATGGTGTCGATCATGTCCACGCTCTGGTTCCGGCACCTGCGGGCGGAGGACCGGGTGTCGGTGAAGCCGCACGCCTCGCCGGTGCTCCATGCGGTCAACTACCTGCTCGGCGAGCTGGACGAGTCCTATCTGACCACGCTGCGCGCGTTCGGCGGCCTGCAGAGCTACCCCAGCCGCTCCAAGGACCCCGATCCGGTGGACTACTCCACCGGATCGGTGGGCATCGGGGCCACCGCGACCATCTGGGGCGCGCTGGCACGCCGCTATGTGGAGAACACCACGGGTCGCGGCGGCCGGGGACGGCAGTACGCCCTGGTGGGCGACGCCGAACTGGACGAGGGCGCGGTGTGGGAGGCGGTGCTCGACCCGGCGGTGGCCGAGCTGGGCGAGCTGGTGTGGGTGGTGGACCTCAACCGGCAGTCGCTGGACCGGGTCGTGCCGGTGCTGGCCGCCGACCGGCTGCAGGGGATGTTCGCCGCGGCGGGCTGGCAGGTGCTGAACGTGAAGTACGGCCGGCTGCTGGAGGAGCTGTTCGGCCGTCCGGGCGGCGCCGAGCTGCGGCGGCGCATCGACGCGATGCCGAACGCGGAGTTCCAGCGGCTGCTGCGCTGTGCCGCGGGCGAGCTGCGGCGGCGGCTGCCGGGGGACGGTCCCGGGGCGGGCGCGATCGCCGGGCTGCTGGCGGAGCTGGACGACGCCACGCTGGTGCGGGCCCTGCGCAACCTGGGCGGGCACGACCTGGCCGCGCTGGACGCCGCGTTCGCCGCGATCGACGACGACCGGCCCACGGTGATCTTCGCCTACACCGTCAAGGGCCACGGGCTGCCCACCGAGGGCCATCCGCAGAACCACTCCTCGCTGCTGACGACGGAGCAGATGACGGAGCTGGCCGCGCGGGTGGGTGCCGACCCGGACCGGCCGTGGGCGCGGTTCCCGGCCGGTTCCGCGGCGGCCGAGCTGTGCGCGCGGACGGCGGCCCGGCTGTCCCGGCGGCAGCCGGCCGCGGCGCCGGTGCCGGAGCTCCCGGTGGACCTGGGGCGGACGCCGAGCGGGGTGGCGACGACCCAGGCCGCGCTGGGCCGGGCGCTGCTCGACCTCACCCGGCAGGCCCCGGAGGCGGCCCGCCGGGTCGTCACGGTCAGCCCGGACGTCTCCTCCTCCACCAACCTGGGCGGCTGGGTCAACAAGGTGGGGGTGTGGTCCAGCACCGAGCGGGTGGACTGGTTCGCCGACGACGCGGAGACCATCCTGCACTGGCGCGAGAAGCCGACGGGCCAGCACATCGAGCTGGGCATCGCGGAGACCAACCTGGTCGGTCTCCTCGGCGAGCTGGGCGCCACCTGGAGCCGGTGGGGGGAGCCGCTGCTGCCCATCGGCGTGATGTACGACCCGTTCGTCACGCGGGCGCTGGAGCCGTGGTCGTTCGGCATCTACGCGGGCGGCCAGTCCATCCTGGTCGGTACCCCCTCGGGGGTGACCCTGGCCCCGGAGGGCGGGGCGCACCAGTCGATCACCACCCCGTCGATCGGCATCGAGCAGCCGGGCTGCGTCACCTACGAGCCGGCGTTCGCCGTGGACGCGGAGTGGACGCTGCTGGCCTCGCTCGCCCGGCTGGGCCGACCCGACGGCTGCTCGGCCTACCTGCGGCTGTCCACCCGGCCGGTGGACCAGACGCTGGCCGCGGTGCCCGCCGACCCGGCGGCCCGGGAGCGGCGGCGCCGGCAGGTGGTGGCGGGGGGTTACGCGCTGCGCCGCCGGGCGGACGCCACCGTGACGATCGCGGCCATGGGCGCGATGATGACCGAGGCGCTGGCCGCGGCCGACCGGCTGGAGCAGGCGGGCACGGTGGCGGACGTGGTCTGTGTGACCAGCCCCGGGCTGCTCCACCAGGCGCTCCAGGCCCGGCACGGCCAGGGTGCGGGCGACACCTGGATCCTCGACCAGCTCTTCCCCGCCGCCCGGCCGACGCCGCTGGTCACCGTGGTGGACGGGCACCCGCACACGCTGGCCTTCCTGGCCACCGTGCGGCAGGTGCCGCACCGGGCGCTGGGGGTGACCCGGTTCGGCCAGTCCGGGTCGCTGGAGGAGGTCTACCGGTACCACGGGATCGACGCCGACAGCATCGTCCGGGCCGCGCTGGACCTGACCGAGTAA
- a CDS encoding Lrp/AsnC family transcriptional regulator, with product MPSGRTIDPTDARLLLALAGQPRATTIALAEQAGLSRNTVQARLSGFEQHGALQSFERCVDPAVLGYPLTAFITTQVTQRRMDGVATALAGIPEVLQVHGLSGQTDLLVHVVAKDADDLYRVADQILGIPGVERTNTALVMRQLVDYRITPLLRRAAGTR from the coding sequence GTGCCCAGTGGCCGCACGATCGATCCCACCGACGCCCGCCTGCTGCTCGCGCTCGCCGGCCAGCCCCGGGCCACCACCATCGCCCTCGCCGAACAGGCCGGCCTGTCCCGGAACACCGTCCAGGCCCGCCTGAGCGGATTCGAACAGCACGGTGCCCTGCAGTCCTTCGAGCGGTGCGTGGACCCGGCGGTCCTCGGCTACCCGCTCACCGCGTTCATCACCACCCAGGTCACCCAGCGCCGGATGGACGGGGTGGCGACCGCCCTCGCCGGCATCCCCGAGGTGCTCCAGGTGCACGGGCTGAGCGGGCAGACCGACCTGCTGGTGCACGTGGTCGCCAAGGACGCCGACGACCTCTACCGCGTCGCCGACCAGATCCTGGGCATCCCGGGCGTGGAACGGACCAACACCGCGCTGGTGATGCGGCAACTGGTCGACTACCGGATCACCCCGCTGCTGCGGCGCGCGGCCGGCACCCGGTGA
- a CDS encoding histidine phosphatase family protein codes for MTEPSSAAERGEPPVHRHRLGGLTAVRHAESVANERFAAAARGATDRHRPPDRESDAQVPLWEADALVPLSDRGVRQAVTLGAWLAALLPAHRPDLVLCSPYRRARQTWSVMAREAARRGHPAARPLFDARLRDREMGVFELLTPAAIAAAAPEEARRRARTGEWFYRPPGGESHADVALRVGDLLTRLDAVAGGARVLVVAHDAVVTALRHVLDGIGAPVPEDLPPVPNASVTRWVADRGRLRLEVFGDTGHLGDTGHPGGTGHPGDTGRPGGDG; via the coding sequence GTGACCGAGCCGTCGTCGGCCGCGGAGCGGGGGGAACCGCCGGTCCACCGTCACCGGCTGGGCGGGCTGACCGCGGTGCGCCACGCCGAGAGCGTGGCCAACGAGCGTTTCGCCGCGGCGGCGCGCGGCGCGACGGACCGGCACCGCCCGCCGGACCGGGAGTCGGATGCCCAAGTGCCGCTGTGGGAGGCGGACGCCCTGGTGCCGCTGTCCGATCGCGGGGTCCGGCAGGCGGTCACGCTCGGGGCCTGGCTCGCGGCACTCCTCCCGGCCCACCGCCCGGACCTGGTGCTCTGCTCCCCGTACCGCCGGGCACGGCAGACCTGGTCGGTCATGGCCCGGGAGGCGGCCCGGCGCGGCCACCCGGCGGCGCGACCGCTGTTCGACGCGCGGCTGCGCGACCGGGAGATGGGCGTCTTCGAGCTGCTCACCCCCGCCGCGATCGCGGCCGCCGCCCCGGAGGAGGCGCGGCGCCGGGCCCGTACCGGGGAGTGGTTCTACCGCCCGCCGGGGGGCGAGTCGCACGCCGATGTGGCGCTGCGGGTCGGCGACCTGCTGACCCGGCTGGACGCGGTGGCCGGCGGAGCGCGGGTCCTGGTGGTGGCGCACGACGCCGTGGTGACGGCGCTGCGGCACGTGCTGGACGGCATCGGTGCCCCGGTGCCGGAGGACCTGCCGCCGGTGCCCAACGCCTCGGTGACCCGCTGGGTGGCGGACCGGGGCCGGCTGCGGCTGGAGGTGTTCGGTGACACCGGCCACCTCGGCGACACCGGCCACCCCGGCGGCACGGGCCACCCCGGCGATACCGGCCGGCCGGGTGGGGACGGGTGA